AAAATCAATACAATAGTTGAACGTAAATTCATGTATTATCGCGTTATTACTGGAAACCTGCTGCTATTCAGATGTCCTTTAGAGGGTCAGAATATGCGAGGTTCTACACTCGGCTCTATGCTTCCAAAAGGAGGAATGGGTGGTTACGAGAAGGCGCATGACATTTCAAGTACCCTTTGAGCTTGAGGCAAGTGGCCGAGATGATGAGGGAAAGGGGCGTTACTCTCTCTCTCTCATATGTCCGTATTCAGGTGGGTCATCAAATTTGGTCCAGAACTCGAGGCCAAATTCAGAAAGCACAAACAACCCGTAATTTCCTTTTAGAGAATAGATGAGACCTATATTCGCACTAAAGCCAAAGATCGATATCTCTACAGAGCCGTCGATAAATTTGGGAGCACAATTGATTTTCCATTGACTACTAAAAGAGATCTAAAGGCCGCGAAGAGGTTCTTGAAAAAGTCCATCACAGATCACGGGGTTTGCCTATGAAGGCAGATATAGATAAGTCTGGTGCCAATATCGCGGCCATGAAAGAAGTTAACTGGGAAAATAGAGGCAGAATCGAGGTTCGAAAGTCAAAATTCCTCAACAACACGATCGAGCAAGATCACAGATTTATCAAAAAGGGGATTCGAACCATGCAAAGGTTTGATCGGGCTTAGGTTACAGATCCGTATTCCTTAAGGTGCCCTCACCCGTTCCATCAAGGCGCGGATAACCATTTCAAGAGGAGTCATACCCCGCCAAATAGGGATTTCGAAAGGACGCCTAAATTGATCGTGGGCAAAAATTGTGTTCAATTGATCAGAATCAATCTTGGATAGATCTTGAGCGAATAATGCGGCACCAGTAAGTTCCGCCAATTCACGCAAACGCTCGTAGCCCTGGCGATGAAATCGCCTCAGTGAGAATTCATCATTGACAACAAGAACTGGCGTTCCCACCTGCAATGGGGCCAAAAAATCAATGGGGCCATGAACAACCGACAAGTCTGCGATCCTATTGATATGTGGAAGCCAACCCCGTGTATCATTGAGAATGATTGATTTTGTCGAAATCTCACCAACCTTAATCCCGCTCAGCCTCGCACAGTTGAAATTTAATAGCAGATTTCCGGTGCAGCTTAAAAATTCCTGATCGCGAGCGTCACTTAGAATGGCAATGTCAAACGGATAGATTCTATGTAATTTCTCAATGAGAGAGGCAAACCCAGGACTATTGATGTCCATTCGAAAAACATATAGGCTAACGATCTTAAGATTTTCGGAGATCTTAAGCCTTCGACGGAGTTCATCTCTTGGGGCAAATTTGAATACGACGCATTAGCAGCCTTAAGCAAAGGCATCGCAAGGGAGTGATATCCAATAAGCTCCCCCCATTCCCCACGAGGAAAACCTGAACCTCGAGGCTCGGAGCCTCCCGTTCCCTGCCATGGATCGTGAATCATGATGAAATCTGTTTTGGAGTCGACGTCGTCATATCCCCTGAATTCGACGTTTGGTTCTATTGCCCTTATCAATTTGGCAATAAAGTGAGCTTGCAATCCCTCTCCCATGGCGGCCGGGTGAAGTTTCATGGTAGGGGAATATCCCGTCAAAGAAAACTGGCGACCCCTGAGATGCGGACCCATGGGGGCCCCAATTTGGCGGACGGCCTTCCGAAGCCTGGGCGGCAATTCAAGTGACTCGATTCGTGGCAAAGCCTCAACAACAAATGACGAAGAGTTTCGGTATCCGCCCAAGAGTTGACGACAATAGTCCTTCCAAGAACTGCCCTTGGCAGGCTCCCCAATTATCAACACAAGGGAAAAGAGGAGGGGATTGCATTTCATCATCGATCCATCAGATAAGCTTCGCAAGTCTCACGAGCCTTCTTAATCCCGTATGCGACTCCAGCGATGGGAGCTGCAACCGATCCTCCCAGCCATTCAGCCATGACCAAATATTGAAGGGTCACTGGCCAGTGTGAAATGTTTAAGGAATCTGTGATTGTAAGTCCCCACAATTGCAACACAAACCAGCCACCACCTATGGAAAGACCATAACCTGCACCGTAGTAGAAGATCAATGCCAAATGGATACCAACGATTTCTGACATTTTGAGGGACCTCTGCGAGTTTTCGTATTTCCACCGAAAAGAATCGAAGGTTTCTCTATCAAAGCGACCAACACGTTTGACATGTCTGTCATAGGCGGCCTGAACTCTCGCCTTCTTCTTCGAGCGAAGTCGCTCCTCCTTTATTGCTTGTCGCGCCTGAAATTCTTTGCTGGATTTGTCCCATCGGCTTCGGCGAAAATGATTCCACTTTGTCGCTGTGGTCTCTATGCTTGACCTCATTATTCGCAGAAAACCTGCGCGAATCTTGCCAACTGAATGGTCGGGCTGTTTGTTCTCTTGATCTGAAATCTGACGTATGACCGACGCAAAGGATTCGCCCACGCCTGGCTGACCCAACAAAATATCGATGGGCAACTGATCTTGTTGTAAGCGAGGTGAAATTTGCTCATTAAGGTATTTCGTCATATCATCGATTATTTGATCCAGTTGCGGATCGCTCTCTGCGCGGTCAACTTTATCGACTATTGTATCGACAATTTCTGACCATTCATCCGCCTGATCTTTCTTGCTGATGGCCACTAAACTCTCAACGAGTTGTTTGAGACGATTCACTTGCTCGGGAGACAGGTCTTCCAACCTTGAGGGAACCGATTTAGGGTTTCAAGAGGCTCAGGCAATGCCGAGGGGTTGGGAACGAGGAGAAAACTTGGAGGCAAACGATCAGCGGCCTCGCGTGATTGAGCTAACGCCACCAAATAATTAAGTATATCCAAATAGTGTTTGACCACGAATATTTTTTCTTCGACCGAGTTTGTGGATTTGTAGAGTCGCTCATATGTTGAAGCGATCTCCAAAAAAATTGCAGGCGGCGGTCCTGATGTCCCGGGGACGGTCGCATTGTCAGAGGCTCTCGATTCTAGAGAAATGGCAAGATGAAAAATTAAGAATATCCGAAAAACCCAGATTGGCGATATAGAAACCATGTTCTGTCTCCTGGCAAACTCAATAAGGTGCTAGAAAGGCTAGCAATCATCATGCCATGTAGGTATCTCATTTATATGCCCATTATTTTTATCGCTCCCATGTCTTTGCCATTTCTTGCCAAAATAAGTAGGCAAATTGTCTTTAAAACAGAGGCGGAGTTGAGAGCCTTAGTTTTTGAGTATATTGAAACCTGGTACAATAAAAAAAGATTGGATTCATCAATCGGCTATCAGAGTCCTACGGAGTATGAATCAACACTAAACGCCGCCTGAGAAATTATCGAGTTTTTCTGGGAATTCCAGAGTCCATTTTCGCCCAAGTAGATCAATGATCTGCCATATAGAATTCAAAAAAACTCTGTTTTTATAATCTTTGGCAGCCCTGTTCTAGCAAAATGTCCGTTATTCTGATATCCAGTTCCGGGCAAAGGTGACAGTGAAAAACAACAACGCGAGGACGGTTCATCGATTCCAAAGGAGGCACCTAGAGAGGGGGTCTTTATCTCAGGCGCTAGAATCGGCAAGGTTCGGGGGAATCGATTAAATTCAAGGATACGAGACCTATAACAACGAGCACTCCAGTTTAAACAAAAATCCCAGAAGTCTGTAGCGGAACGCACTTTATTTTTTCCTTCTCGTTGCTTGCGCAAGTAGACGTGCCATTTATCGTATATTAAATTGTCGTATTAGAAATGCGGATACTGGTAGAGCTTACATATTGGTCGATTAGGCCGATATCGCTTGACTCACCAGCCCCTTTTCAGGCTTTGCTGAGTGTTTAACTTAGTAAACTAAGAATCTTTGAGATCTGAAGTGGGAATATTGGCGCTTTTTCTACAAATCATGTTTCTCCTTTATTCTTCAGTGAGGTTATTGAGTGCGACCGAGATGGATAAATGTCGGAACCTCATTCAAATTAAGAAAGAAAAAGCGACCAGTGTTCTTTCTGGATTTTCAGGACACTCTTCATATTTGTTGACCATTCGTCAATCGAAAGCGAATGAATCGATTCCCTTTGAAGTTATTGGGCATCTTGGTGGGTACGCCGAAATGTACCTTGTTGAGGGATCCAGCTCGCAATCTCTTCTGTTTAGCTTAAAACCTAGGGGAGTAAAGGATCGAGGAAACTTGGTCAGGAATGTTCTGAGCAAAGCCGTCGAGCGGTTAGCTCAGACAGAGACAAAATTTCAGAACCTACTCAAAGTTCGGGATCTATCGAGTACAGATATCGGACTGAGCGGAATTTTTAATCTTACGGAAGGCGAATTCATTTCATTTTTCAATGTGCTGATAGAAGAATTACAAAGAATTTTTCCAATTCTCGAAGTGGAGTTCATGGAGAGCGAAGACTCAATTATTTCGAAAAGGATTCAGTCAGTGCAAGCTGCCGTGGATCACAATTATCAGGCTCTGCATCCCCGGAATGCAAGTGTTGAGATCCCTGCCTATAAAGCTATATACAGCGAGAAGTATCGTCGGATGTGGGACGATGGGACCACTGAGCGTGTTTCTGAAGTGATGACTCTCAATGGTCATCAAATTTATGTTTTACGAGTCAGCCGCTGGCCCGGTGAAAACCGTGCTTATGCTGAGACCATTGCTTTTGTTGATGCTCATGAGGACAGTTATTGGAACTCAGGAAGCAAGATGTGGATCAATCAGTCTGGACAGCCTCAGCCCGAAATCTGGAAAGTTCCTTCCAAGGGAGGAAACCGGTTCGAAATATTTGAGAATCCGCTGGATGGAGAAACATTAAAAATCTCATGGATAAAAATCGACTTTAAGTGGGAGCAACTGATTTTTAGAGACGTATGGAGACTTTCTGTCGTAAAAGCTGACGGATCCTCGGTGCACCAGTATTTTGCCCCTGCAATTGGTCTGATTCGTGAAGAACAGTATTCTTCAAAGGGCAAACTTGTTCGTCAAAAGCAGCTGATTGGGACAGAATAGTTATTTGCACGCCCATGCAAACCGGCTGTCTCCTTGGTAGTTCTTATAAAAATAAATATATCTAAAAGAATTGGCAATCTTCACGTCTCAAATTGGAATTGTTAAAAAGGGCGGTTGGCCCAAGATTCTGTGAGTCAAGAATCCAGTGTCCGGTGAAATACCGAATTTGGTCGCTTGGTCGCCACAATTTACAATTCTCATTTATGCGCTCACTCCCCTCTCCATCTATCCGTGGGGTATGGTTTCATGCCAACATGGATTTGGGGATTTCCCACGATTAAGGATCGCAGTGCACTTTTGAAAATCCAATATAATAGTTGAATGTAAACTCATGTAATATCGCGTTATGACTGGATTGCTGCTGCTAATCAGATATCCTTTACAGGGTCAAATACGCGAGGGTCTACAATTGAAAACTATGATTGGTAATCCTTCCTATCTATTCTCCGTTATTGGAGAGCAAAGTCGCCTCCAGGTACTCGCCATATTGCTCCTTAAACCCAGCTTCGTTGAAGACATTCGTAAAAAACTTAGAATAGAGGAGACCCTTCTTTCAAAACACCTCAAAGCTCTTCGGGATTCTGGACTCGTGCGCGTGACGAGACACGGGCGAAAAATCCTTTATGAAATCAACCCTTTAGTTCGAAAGGGCAATTCTAAAGACTCCCTCTGTTTGGATTGCTGCGATATTAAGCTGAAGAATATTTAAGCGATCACTATTACTTGGGTTGACGGCTGATCAGTGACGGTGTCCACCGTGATCATCGCCTGCCACCAAGATCGCCCATGCCTGGGTCTCTTCGCGATCGTCACGGTAATTCACGGTGACTCGGACTTCCCATTCGCCAGCCATGAGAAAGAACATACTGGTAACAAGGTATGTCCCGGTGACCACTTCCCCTTTTGCATTGAGAACAGGCTGGATCTGAGTGGGAGCGGATCCGTGACCCTTCGAAGGCATCCCACCCATCGAAGGCATCCAAAGGGAGACCGAGAACGAGAGTCCGGGTTCAATCAACGCATGAGTCACGCCATCATGCCACTCCAACCTCATTTTTGATTCGCCACCGCTGCTGTCAGGGCCGTGTTCCCAAGAGAGATGAGCATGGATCTCGCCTTCAGAGAAGACGAGATGGCCATCATGCCCAGGGTGGGCGAACGCACTCATCGAAAAAAATATTGAGCACAGAGAAAAAAGAGCTGCCTTCATTGATCACTCCTATTGATGACTCCTTAAGTTTACCTATATCACTAACTTCCACATCGATCGTTTCACATTTTTTCCAGTCGAACGCAATCATAGTTTCTTTCGGTCAAGATCTTCAGAACATGAATGCGAGCCCGCACAAGATCCTTGGTCTTAGGAGAAACTGTCAAAAAATAGTCATATTGGGTGCCATCCTGCTTCTTCCAACCGCCGAAACTCTGGTTATAAAGACTCTCGGTGTCCTCTCCATAGATTTCATCACCTGAGGTAGAACCATCCACATTCATCGCACAGGTACGCAATCCCGGGTACTCAGAACGATGTAGGTTTGTGACCCGCGACTCGACGCGAAGAGTCTCCTTGGGGACATCCGTCCTCTCCGAGGCAAAAAGAAAATCAATGGAATGGCAATGCAGGCCTTTCTCGGGAGCGGAGTCCACTCTGTGGATGGTGATAAAGCAGGAATTTCCGGTCAAGCGCTCATTCAGAGATTCCATGCCCATGTAAACAGTTCCAGGCCTGAGATTCAGAATCGAGGCGTCCGCCTCAGAACAAATGACACTAACACCGAGACCGAGGCCGAGACTAAGACTGAGACTGAGACTGAGACCGATGCTCACTTTTAAAATCATTGTTTTCATTTTATTCCCCCTAGTTCCTTTCATTATTAAGTGTACTTTTTGAGTTTTCTCTGAAGGCTTTGACGGTGAAGTCCCAAAGCTCTAGCTGTTTTTGAAATGTTCCCCTCGTTTTTGGTAAGAATGAAATCAATGTACTCGTGCTCGACCTGAGAAAGCGATGGAGCCTTGAACTCAGGATCATGAAGTATTCGTTTGCCTAAAAGCGCAGCCTCAATGAGAGCGTAGCTAGCCGGCTTAGTGATATAGTCCACAGCCCCTCGTTTTAGCGCCTCGACCGCAGTTGCAATGCTGCCATATCCAGAGAGAACCACAATTCGACTCTCAGGAGAGAACCGCTTTATCTTGTCAATAGCTTCAAGTCCAAACTCTCCACCAAGTCTGAGATCAACGATAGCAAACGAAACCGGACGTTCGGAAATCTCTCGAATAGACTCTGCGATCGACACCTCATACCCGTGGTCCTCAAATTCTCTCGCCAAAGAATGGGCTAATCGAAGGTCGTCTTCGAGAATGAGAAGAGTCTTTTTCATGCCCGTTCCTTTTGCCTTGGCCACTCAAGGCGCACCTCCGCACCACCGAATTCTTCAGATTGCCTAATGGTGAGTGATCCACCCAAAGACTGGCAAAAAAGATGCGACACATAGAGGCCGAGGCCCGTTCCCGTAGCTTTGGTCGTGACAAATGGCTCTCCAAACCGAGCGAGAACAGAAGCAGTGAAGCCTGGCCCTTGATCCGACACGCGCAGATAAAAACCTTCGTTTGAGCATCGCAAAGTAACGTCGATTTCTTTTGCTGGTGCAGCTTCTGCGGCATTGTCGAGAAGATTCAAAACGGCTTGGGCGAAGTTGATGGGAGGAATCAAACCCAATGAACGGTCCTCAAACCTAAATCGGACTGAGGTTTCTGGATGTTCTTCCCTCCAAGATTCTACGACATCTTTCAATAAATCAGCGATTATGACCTCCTTGAACGCGAAATCACGACTGTCCATCTGAGAGGAATTCATCTGGTGAACAACGGTTTCACACTCCTTCACCGCTTCGAGAGCCTCAGTGATGTCCTCCGTGGGACTCTCTTGAAACGCACGCTCTAGACGAATCTTTGCGGAATTCAAAGGACTTGCAAATTCATGGGAAAAACCTGCGGCGAGAGCGCCAATGGCACGAAGCCGATCCTGTTTTTCGATGATCGTCTGCGCCTGAGCTTCGCGCTTGGCCTGACGCTCCAGGTGCACTCCGAGCGAGCGCATCACGAGCCAAAACGATAAGACGAGAAAGTGACAAACGACAAATGTCTCCAACAGACCTGAATTGATTTCAACAATATCTTTTATCGCAAACTGAAACTGGAGTAAGGCCAGAAAGGTGTGGGCCAGAAAAAGAAACGGCCAGCTCAAGCGTCCTGGAATGAGCAGCCCACCGATTGCTACATTAAGGAGGAACAGAACGACGAACGGATTCGCGAATCCACCCGTGATCACAAGAAGAGTCGTTAAGACGCAAAGGTCGAACGCCATCTGAAAGCAAATCCAGAATGGACCGACCCAACGCCCTTGCTCTGCAACGACCAACTGGGTCAATAGGTTAACCACGAGCAAAACGCCCAACATTGTTAGGTAAACAAAAACATTTTCTCGAGTCAGAAAACCCATCATCAAGGCTGGCCCAGTCAGCACGAAGAACAGGCCCACGGCGAGCCACCGCATACGAATGAGCCATAGCAGCTTGGCCAACTCACCCCCTGCAGGAATGTCGGCGAAGCGAAAGAAGCGGCCGAGCTGTGACGTGATCCAATTGAAAGTGCGAGTCACGGGCTCAAATGGAGATTCGTGCAGCTTAGGAATATCGACCTCGGTGAGTGGCATTGGTCACGCTTTGTAACTGAAATCGAGGGAATTGGAAATACCTGACTTCCTGATGCAACATCATGTTGCGCTGCCATTCCATTAATCTGTTTTTCGTGCTATCTCAGGAAACTCATTGTTCATTCCTCTTGCAATAACTTTAATGGGTTACGATATGATTGACGTCACCAATAAAGTTGGTTCAGAGTTGAAACACAAATTTAAGAGCCTGATGGGTAGAAAGCGCCCGTTCGGATCTCAGAGGAGCTGTGGGCGGAGACGCCTGCTGTTGGTTTAATGAATTCTGTCGCCTTTTTCTCTTCACTTTTCTTAGGGTTTCTTCTTCTTTTGAACGGGCCTGCTGCGGCAGCGCTTCCTCATCAGATTTCGGGCAAATCTGTCGTTGATGAACGACCAATACAGGTGGGAAAATCCGCAAAACGGGGGCTGGTGGTCGTATTTCTTTCAGCCGTTTGTCCTGCTCGAACAGTCATCTCGTCGAACTAAAAAGTCTGAGTAATGACTTCTCAGATTTTGATTTTGTCGGAATTCACTCAAATACAACTGAGAGCAGGGAAGTCACATCCACTTACTTCAAGACGGCAAACCTTCCTTTTCCTGTCCTGCGGGATTCGGAAGCAAAACTCGCTGACGAGTTTAAAGCACTCAAAACACCCCATGCGTTCGTGGTTTTGAACGATGGAACGACAGCCTACCAGGGCGGCGTTTCAAGCAGTCGCCACTTTGATGACAAGACGGATCGAAAGTACCTCAGAGAGGCTTTGAGTGACCTTGCGGCTGGCCACAAGGTCAAAACTCCTGAAGGTCGAACTCTCGGCTGCGTGATCTCCAGAGGTGGCAGTCATGTCTGGTAGAAAAAATCTGACACTGACTTTTTTAGTCCTTGT
This region of Bdellovibrionales bacterium genomic DNA includes:
- a CDS encoding redoxin domain-containing protein; the protein is MSCSNSHLVELKSLSNDFSDFDFVGIHSNTTESREVTSTYFKTANLPFPVLRDSEAKLADEFKALKTPHAFVVLNDGTTAYQGGVSSSRHFDDKTDRKYLREALSDLAAGHKVKTPEGRTLGCVISRGGSHVW
- a CDS encoding IS3 family transposase, which translates into the protein MPCRYLIYMPIIFIAPMSLPFLAKISRQIVFKTEAELRALVFEYIETWYNKKRLDSSIGYQSPTEYESTLNAA
- a CDS encoding DDE-type integrase/transposase/recombinase; protein product: MKADIDKSGANIAAMKEVNWENRGRIEVRKSKFLNNTIEQDHRFIKKGIRTMQRFDRA
- a CDS encoding winged helix-turn-helix transcriptional regulator yields the protein MKTMIGNPSYLFSVIGEQSRLQVLAILLLKPSFVEDIRKKLRIEETLLSKHLKALRDSGLVRVTRHGRKILYEINPLVRKGNSKDSLCLDCCDIKLKNI
- a CDS encoding HAMP domain-containing histidine kinase, with the translated sequence MPLTEVDIPKLHESPFEPVTRTFNWITSQLGRFFRFADIPAGGELAKLLWLIRMRWLAVGLFFVLTGPALMMGFLTRENVFVYLTMLGVLLVVNLLTQLVVAEQGRWVGPFWICFQMAFDLCVLTTLLVITGGFANPFVVLFLLNVAIGGLLIPGRLSWPFLFLAHTFLALLQFQFAIKDIVEINSGLLETFVVCHFLVLSFWLVMRSLGVHLERQAKREAQAQTIIEKQDRLRAIGALAAGFSHEFASPLNSAKIRLERAFQESPTEDITEALEAVKECETVVHQMNSSQMDSRDFAFKEVIIADLLKDVVESWREEHPETSVRFRFEDRSLGLIPPINFAQAVLNLLDNAAEAAPAKEIDVTLRCSNEGFYLRVSDQGPGFTASVLARFGEPFVTTKATGTGLGLYVSHLFCQSLGGSLTIRQSEEFGGAEVRLEWPRQKERA
- a CDS encoding DDE-type integrase/transposase/recombinase produces the protein MDETYIRTKAKDRYLYRAVDKFGSTIDFPLTTKRDLKAAKRFLKKSITDHGVCL
- a CDS encoding response regulator; the protein is MAKAKGTGMKKTLLILEDDLRLAHSLAREFEDHGYEVSIAESIREISERPVSFAIVDLRLGGEFGLEAIDKIKRFSPESRIVVLSGYGSIATAVEALKRGAVDYITKPASYALIEAALLGKRILHDPEFKAPSLSQVEHEYIDFILTKNEGNISKTARALGLHRQSLQRKLKKYT